The Candidatus Uhrbacteria bacterium genome has a segment encoding these proteins:
- a CDS encoding TfoX/Sxy family protein, producing MPSTHATFVQYVAEDVLSELEVKTKRMFGGHGFYHAGKMFGLEANGKIYFKVDDDTRPDYEAMESQPFQYSAKDRKAVTMSYWMVPEEVLEDREKSVAWARKAIGVAEKAKTKKPRRTAERGQG from the coding sequence ATGCCATCAACTCATGCTACGTTTGTTCAATACGTTGCAGAAGATGTTTTGTCGGAATTGGAAGTGAAAACCAAGCGTATGTTTGGTGGGCACGGCTTTTATCATGCTGGCAAGATGTTTGGACTTGAAGCAAATGGAAAGATCTATTTTAAAGTCGATGATGATACGAGACCGGATTACGAAGCGATGGAAAGCCAACCGTTTCAGTATTCGGCAAAAGATCGCAAAGCGGTAACGATGTCGTATTGGATGGTTCCGGAGGAAGTGTTGGAGGATCGCGAGAAATCCGTGGCTTGGGCGAGAAAGGCGATTGGTGTCGCCGAGAAGGCAAAAACAAAAAAGCCCCGACGCACCGCAGAGCGGGGCCAGGGCTAG
- a CDS encoding NUDIX hydrolase, whose protein sequence is MKSVILSSKIIHQNPFFRVLHDRVRLPNGSEIDYYARERPDGAIVICERDRKLLVVKQDRHRADVRLVEFPAGTLNAGETHAQAAIRELREETGHAAETVEYVGKAWVLGCTYDHVFTCHDPIDTGKPDLETSEHGLTHHWIDISEWNEIILSGRTTFEALGAWTMYKAWCAQR, encoded by the coding sequence ATGAAATCCGTAATTCTTTCTAGTAAGATCATCCATCAAAATCCGTTCTTTCGTGTCCTGCACGATCGCGTCCGCCTCCCCAACGGTTCCGAGATCGACTACTATGCACGCGAACGCCCCGATGGCGCTATCGTCATCTGCGAACGCGACCGCAAGCTCCTCGTCGTCAAGCAGGATCGCCACAGAGCCGATGTGCGTCTGGTCGAATTCCCCGCAGGCACGCTCAACGCCGGAGAAACCCACGCACAAGCTGCGATTCGCGAGCTGCGTGAGGAAACGGGCCACGCAGCAGAAACGGTCGAGTATGTCGGCAAAGCCTGGGTTCTCGGCTGCACCTACGACCATGTCTTCACCTGCCACGATCCGATCGACACCGGTAAACCCGATCTCGAAACGAGCGAGCATGGTCTGACGCATCACTGGATCGACATCTCCGAATGGAATGAGATCATCCTCTCGGGTCGTACGACCTTTGAGGCGCTCGGAGCCTGGACCATGTACAAGGCATGGTGCGCGCAACGCTGA